The Alosa sapidissima isolate fAloSap1 chromosome 8, fAloSap1.pri, whole genome shotgun sequence genome contains a region encoding:
- the LOC121715610 gene encoding phospholipase A2, minor isoenzyme-like, producing the protein MSPLPSTFFFSLCLPLYLSVPERNLIQFREMIKCTLPNSNPLLEFGDYGCYCGLGGGGTPVDDLDRCCVVHDDCYGLAQNHSACQSTLDSPYTNFYDFTCNETSKTVSCLSSNDECDMFICDCDRVAAECFAGAPYNASNNNLPSGTCSAALGPPFPSVSVCPMTALVFLLLTVLQRNLSY; encoded by the exons ATGAGCCCTCTTCCTTCAACGTTTTTCTTCAGCCTTTGTTTGCCTCTTT ATTTGTCAGTGCCTGAGCGCAACCTGATCCAGTTCAGAGAGATGATCAAGTGCACTCTACCAAACAGCAACCCTCTGCTGGAATTTGGAGACTACGGCTGCTACTGTGGGCTTGGAGGAGGAGGCACACCGGTTGACGACCTGGACAG GTGCTGTGTGGTGCATGACGACTGCTATGGCCTTGCTCAGAACCACAGTGCCTGCCAGTCTACTTTGGACAGTCCCTACACAAACTTCTATGACTTCACCTGCAATGAGACCAGCAAGACAGTCTCATGCTTGT CCAGCAATGATGAGTGTGACATGTTCATTTGTGACTGTGACAGAGTGGCGGCCGAATGTTTCGCCGGTGCTCCCTACAATGCATCCAACAATAACCTGCCCAGCGGGACCTGCAGCGCTGCACTGGGTCCACCCTTCCCGTCCGTCTCTGTCTGTCCCATGACTGCCCTCGTCTTCCTCCTACTCACAGTACTACAGAGGAATCTTTCATATTGA
- the LOC121715611 gene encoding phospholipase A2-like isoform X1, producing the protein MCLPAYSLLILSDMMNFSSLALLVYAVCGACGAHVPYALWQFGEMIQCAQPQVNPFLYNEYGCWCGLGGSGQPKDDIDLCCQVHDRCYEASRKMPECMPIIDVPYIKVYDFTCSNQQVSCPASNDACQAAVCECDRVAAHCFAKHATSYNTDYKNLNAKVHCVD; encoded by the exons ATGTGTCTACCCGCATACTCTCTCTTGATCTTGTCTGACATGATGAACTTCTCTAGCCTCGCTTTGCTGGTTTATGCAG TCTGCGGTGCCTGTGGGGCCCATGTGCCCTATGCCCTATGGCAGTTTGGGGAGATGATCCAGTGTGCCCAGCCTCAGGTCAACCCTTTCCTCTACAATGAGTACGGCTGCTGGTGCGGCCTCGGGGGGTCCGGGCAACCCAAGGACGACATTGACtt GTGCTGCCAGGTTCACGACCGTTGTTACGAGGCCAGCAGAAAGATGCCAGAGTGCATGCCCATAATTGACGTGCCCTACATCAAGGTGTATGACTTTACCTGTTCCAACCAACAGGTCAGCTGCCCAG CCTCTAATGATGCCTGCCAGGCTGCGGTGTGTGAATGTGACCGTGTCGCTGCCCATTGCTTTGCGAAGCATGCCACTTCCTATAACACTGACTACAAGAACCTTAATGCCAAGGTGCACTGCGTTGACTGA
- the LOC121715611 gene encoding phospholipase A2-like isoform X2 yields the protein MIQCAQPQVNPFLYNEYGCWCGLGGSGQPKDDIDLCCQVHDRCYEASRKMPECMPIIDVPYIKVYDFTCSNQQVSCPASNDACQAAVCECDRVAAHCFAKHATSYNTDYKNLNAKVHCVD from the exons ATGATCCAGTGTGCCCAGCCTCAGGTCAACCCTTTCCTCTACAATGAGTACGGCTGCTGGTGCGGCCTCGGGGGGTCCGGGCAACCCAAGGACGACATTGACtt GTGCTGCCAGGTTCACGACCGTTGTTACGAGGCCAGCAGAAAGATGCCAGAGTGCATGCCCATAATTGACGTGCCCTACATCAAGGTGTATGACTTTACCTGTTCCAACCAACAGGTCAGCTGCCCAG CCTCTAATGATGCCTGCCAGGCTGCGGTGTGTGAATGTGACCGTGTCGCTGCCCATTGCTTTGCGAAGCATGCCACTTCCTATAACACTGACTACAAGAACCTTAATGCCAAGGTGCACTGCGTTGACTGA